A DNA window from Streptococcus parapneumoniae contains the following coding sequences:
- a CDS encoding bifunctional methylenetetrahydrofolate dehydrogenase/methenyltetrahydrofolate cyclohydrolase: MTQIIDGKALAAKLQGQLAEKTAKLKEETGIVPGLVVILVGDNPASQVYVRNKERSALAAGFRSEVVRVPDTITQAELLDLIAKYNQDPAWHGILVQLPLPKHIDEEAVLLAIDPEKDVDGFHPLNMGRLWSGHPVMIPSTPAGIMEMFHEYGIDLEGKNAVVIGRSNIVGKPMAQLLLAKNATVTLTHSRTHNLAKVAAKADILVVAIGRAKFVTADFVKSGAVVIDVGMNRDENGKLCGDVDYEAVAPLASHITPVPGGVGPMTITMLMEQTYQAALRTLDRK, translated from the coding sequence ATGACACAGATTATTGATGGGAAAGCTTTAGCGGCCAAATTGCAGGGGCAGTTGGCTGAAAAGACTGCAAAATTAAAGGAAGAAACAGGTATAGTGCCTGGTTTGGTAGTGATTTTGGTTGGGGACAACCCTGCCAGCCAAGTCTACGTTCGTAACAAGGAGAGGTCAGCCCTTGCGGCTGGATTCCGTAGCGAAGTAGTGCGAGTTCCAGATACCATTACCCAAGCGGAATTATTAGACTTGATTGCCAAATACAATCAAGATCCAGCTTGGCATGGGATTTTGGTTCAGTTACCATTACCAAAACATATCGATGAAGAGGCGGTTTTATTGGCTATTGACCCAGAAAAGGATGTGGATGGTTTCCATCCTCTAAATATGGGACGCCTTTGGTCTGGTCATCCAGTCATGATTCCATCAACACCTGCAGGAATTATGGAAATGTTTCATGAATATGGAATTGATTTAGAAGGTAAAAATGCGGTGGTCATCGGTCGTTCAAACATTGTTGGAAAACCCATGGCCCAGCTTCTTTTGGCAAAGAATGCTACAGTTACCTTGACTCACTCACGGACTCACAATCTTGCCAAGGTGGCTGCTAAAGCAGATATTCTTGTGGTCGCAATCGGTCGTGCTAAGTTTGTGACTGCTGACTTTGTCAAATCAGGTGCGGTTGTCATTGACGTTGGGATGAACCGAGATGAAAATGGTAAGCTCTGTGGGGATGTTGATTATGAGGCAGTTGCCCCACTTGCTAGCCATATTACGCCAGTTCCTGGAGGTGTCGGTCCTATGACCATTACTATGCTGATGGAGCAAACCTATCAAGCAGCACTTCGAACATTGGATAGAAAATAA
- a CDS encoding amino acid ABC transporter ATP-binding protein translates to MTETLIKIENLHKSFGKNEVLKGINLEIKRGEVVVIIGPSGSGKSTLLRSMNLLEEATNGKVIFEGVDITDRKNDLFAMREKMGMVFQQFNLFPNMTVMENITLSPIKTKGESKAVAEKRAQELLEKVGLPDKADDYPQSLSGGQQQRIAIARGLAMEPDVLLFDEPTSALDPEMVGEVLAVMQDLAKSGMTMVIVTHEMGFAREVADRVIFMADGVVVEDGTPEQIFEQTQEQRTKDFLSKVL, encoded by the coding sequence ATGACAGAAACCTTGATAAAAATTGAAAATTTACATAAATCATTTGGAAAGAATGAAGTATTGAAGGGCATCAACCTCGAGATTAAAAGAGGAGAAGTTGTCGTTATCATCGGTCCTTCAGGGAGCGGGAAATCTACCTTGCTTCGCTCTATGAATTTGTTGGAAGAGGCAACAAATGGGAAGGTTATCTTTGAGGGAGTCGATATTACGGACAGGAAGAATGACCTGTTTGCCATGCGTGAGAAGATGGGGATGGTTTTCCAACAATTCAATCTCTTTCCTAATATGACTGTGATGGAAAATATCACCTTGTCACCTATCAAGACCAAAGGTGAGAGCAAGGCAGTGGCTGAGAAGAGAGCCCAAGAGCTTTTGGAAAAAGTTGGTTTGCCAGATAAGGCAGATGATTATCCACAGAGTTTGTCAGGTGGGCAGCAACAACGGATTGCCATCGCGCGTGGGTTGGCTATGGAACCAGATGTTTTGCTCTTTGACGAGCCGACTTCAGCCTTGGATCCTGAAATGGTAGGTGAGGTATTGGCTGTTATGCAAGATCTAGCCAAATCAGGAATGACCATGGTTATCGTAACACATGAGATGGGATTTGCCCGTGAGGTGGCAGATCGTGTTATCTTTATGGCAGACGGTGTAGTTGTTGAAGATGGAACACCTGAACAGATTTTTGAACAAACCCAAGAACAACGGACTAAAGACTTCTTGAGTAAGGTTTTATAA
- a CDS encoding amino acid ABC transporter permease: MNFSFLPKYLPYFNYGAVVTVLISICVVFLGTILGVVLAFGQRSKFKPLVWLANLYVWIFRGTPMMVQIMIAFALMHINAPTIQVGILGVDLSRLIPGILIISMNSGAYVSETVRAGINAVPKGQLEAAYSLGIRPKNAMRYVILPQAIKNILPALGNEFITIIKDSSLLSAIGVMELWNGATTVSTTTYLPLTPLLFAAFYYLIMTSILTVALKAFEKRMGQGDKK; the protein is encoded by the coding sequence ATGAATTTTTCTTTTTTACCTAAGTATTTACCTTATTTTAACTATGGGGCTGTTGTGACGGTTCTTATTTCTATCTGTGTTGTCTTTTTGGGAACTATTTTGGGTGTTGTCTTGGCTTTTGGGCAACGTTCAAAGTTTAAACCGCTTGTTTGGCTGGCCAACTTGTACGTTTGGATTTTCCGTGGGACACCTATGATGGTTCAGATTATGATTGCCTTTGCTCTTATGCATATCAATGCCCCGACTATTCAGGTTGGGATTTTGGGTGTTGATTTGTCTCGTCTGATTCCAGGGATTTTGATTATTTCTATGAACAGTGGTGCTTATGTTTCTGAGACTGTCCGTGCCGGAATCAATGCAGTTCCAAAAGGTCAGCTAGAGGCGGCTTATTCGCTAGGGATTCGTCCTAAAAATGCGATGCGCTATGTGATTTTGCCACAAGCTATCAAAAATATTTTGCCAGCATTGGGGAACGAATTTATCACTATTATCAAGGATAGTTCCCTCTTATCAGCTATCGGTGTCATGGAGTTGTGGAACGGAGCTACAACAGTTTCTACAACAACCTATCTACCTTTAACACCACTTTTATTTGCAGCCTTTTATTACTTGATTATGACCTCTATTTTGACCGTAGCCTTGAAAGCTTTTGAAAAACGTATGGGACAAGGAGATAAGAAATAA
- a CDS encoding DUF1797 family protein, whose amino-acid sequence MESHLVRIINRLEAMANDGGNLKRNFEREGVVVAEVAYSHDEENGSIFTLRDVEARETYTFDSIDLIAMEIYELLY is encoded by the coding sequence ATGGAATCACATTTGGTTAGAATCATCAACCGCCTTGAAGCAATGGCAAACGATGGCGGAAATTTAAAACGTAATTTTGAACGCGAAGGAGTTGTTGTTGCAGAAGTTGCGTACAGCCACGACGAAGAAAACGGCTCAATCTTTACCCTTCGTGACGTAGAAGCTCGCGAAACGTATACGTTTGATAGCATTGACTTGATTGCAATGGAGATTTACGAACTCCTTTACTAA
- a CDS encoding ATP-dependent Clp protease ATP-binding subunit, producing the protein MLCQNCKINDSTIHLYTNLNGKQKQIDLCQNCYKIIKTDPNNSLFKGMTDLNNRDFDPFGDFFNDLNNFRPSSNTPPIPPTQSGGGYGGNGGYGSQNHGSAQTPPPSQEKGLLEEFGINVTEIARRGDIDPVIGRDDEIIRVIEILNRRTKNNPVLIGEPGVGKTAVVEGLAQKIVDGDVPHKLQGKQVIRLDVVSLVQGTGIRGQFEERMQKLMEEIRKREDIILFIDEIHEIVGAGSASDGNMDAGNILKPALARGELQLVGATTLNEYRIIEKDAALERRMQPVKVDEPTVDETITILKGIQKKYEDYHHVQYTDAAIEAAATLSNRYIQDRFLPDKAIDLLDEAGSKMNLTLNFVDPKVIDQRLIEAENLKSQATREEDFEKAAYFRDQIAKYKEMQKKKVTDQDTPIISEKTIEHIIEQKTNIPVGDLKEKEQSQLIHLAEDLKSHVIGQDDAVDKIAKAIRRNRVGLGTPNRPIGSFLFVGPTGVGKTELSKQLAIELFGSADSMIRFDMSEYMEKHSVAKLVGAPPGYVGYDEAGQLTEKVRRNPYSLILLDEVEKAHPDVMHMFLQVLDDGRLTDGQGRTVSFKDAIIIMTSNAGTGKAEASVGFGAAREGRTNSVLGELGNFFSPEFMNRFDGIIEFKSLSKDNLLQIVELMLADVNKRLSSNNIHLDVTDKVKEKLVDLGYDPKMGARPLRRTIQDYIEDAITDYYLENPSEKDLKAVMTSKGKIQIKSAKKAEVKTSEKEV; encoded by the coding sequence ATGCTTTGTCAAAACTGTAAAATCAACGACTCAACAATTCATCTTTACACCAATCTCAATGGAAAACAAAAACAAATTGACCTCTGTCAAAACTGCTACAAGATTATCAAGACTGATCCTAATAACAGTCTCTTTAAAGGCATGACGGATCTGAACAATCGTGACTTCGATCCCTTTGGTGATTTTTTCAATGACCTAAACAATTTCAGACCTTCTAGCAATACTCCTCCTATTCCCCCAACCCAATCAGGTGGAGGTTACGGTGGAAACGGCGGTTATGGTTCCCAAAATCATGGATCCGCTCAAACTCCACCACCAAGCCAAGAAAAAGGGCTGCTGGAAGAATTTGGTATCAACGTAACTGAGATTGCCCGTCGTGGAGACATTGACCCCGTTATCGGGCGCGACGATGAGATTATCCGTGTCATCGAGATTCTCAATCGTAGAACCAAGAATAATCCTGTCCTTATCGGTGAACCTGGTGTCGGAAAAACTGCTGTTGTCGAAGGCCTAGCTCAGAAAATCGTTGATGGCGATGTTCCACATAAACTCCAAGGTAAACAAGTCATCCGTCTGGATGTGGTTAGCTTAGTTCAAGGAACGGGTATTCGTGGACAATTTGAAGAACGCATGCAAAAACTCATGGAAGAAATTCGCAAACGTGAGGATATTATCCTCTTTATCGATGAAATCCATGAAATTGTTGGTGCAGGTTCTGCGAGTGATGGTAATATGGACGCAGGAAATATCCTCAAGCCAGCCCTTGCTCGTGGAGAACTGCAACTGGTCGGTGCTACTACCCTCAATGAATACCGTATCATTGAAAAGGATGCTGCCTTAGAGCGTCGTATGCAGCCTGTTAAAGTCGATGAACCAACAGTGGACGAAACAATCACTATTCTCAAAGGGATTCAAAAGAAATACGAAGACTACCACCACGTTCAATATACCGATGCTGCAATTGAAGCAGCTGCAACTCTTTCCAATCGCTACATTCAAGATCGCTTCTTACCTGACAAGGCCATTGACCTCCTAGATGAAGCTGGTTCTAAGATGAACTTGACCTTGAATTTTGTCGATCCTAAAGTGATTGATCAACGCTTGATTGAGGCTGAAAATCTCAAGTCTCAAGCTACACGAGAGGAAGATTTTGAGAAAGCGGCTTATTTCCGCGACCAGATTGCCAAGTATAAAGAAATGCAAAAGAAAAAGGTCACAGACCAAGATACTCCTATCATCAGCGAGAAAACTATTGAGCACATTATTGAGCAGAAAACCAATATCCCTGTTGGTGATTTGAAAGAGAAAGAACAATCTCAACTCATCCATCTAGCCGAAGATCTCAAGTCTCATGTTATTGGACAAGATGATGCTGTCGATAAGATTGCCAAGGCTATTCGCCGTAATCGTGTCGGTCTCGGTACACCTAACCGCCCAATCGGAAGCTTCCTCTTCGTCGGACCAACTGGTGTCGGTAAGACAGAACTTTCCAAACAACTAGCTATCGAACTCTTTGGTTCTGCTGACAGTATGATTCGCTTTGATATGAGTGAATACATGGAAAAACATAGTGTGGCTAAGTTGGTCGGCGCTCCTCCAGGTTATGTTGGCTATGATGAGGCTGGACAATTAACTGAAAAAGTTCGCCGCAATCCATATTCTCTTATTCTCTTGGATGAAGTAGAAAAAGCCCATCCAGATGTCATGCACATGTTCCTCCAGGTCTTGGACGATGGTCGTTTGACAGATGGGCAAGGACGTACCGTCAGCTTCAAGGATGCCATTATTATCATGACTTCAAATGCAGGGACAGGTAAGGCTGAAGCCAGCGTTGGTTTTGGGGCTGCTCGCGAAGGACGTACCAACTCTGTTCTCGGTGAACTCGGTAACTTCTTTAGCCCAGAGTTTATGAACCGTTTTGATGGTATTATCGAATTTAAGTCTCTCAGCAAAGATAACCTCCTTCAGATTGTCGAGCTTATGCTAGCAGACGTTAACAAGCGCCTTTCTAGCAACAACATTCATTTGGATGTAACTGACAAGGTCAAGGAAAAATTGGTTGACCTCGGTTATGATCCAAAAATGGGGGCGCGCCCACTTCGTCGTACTATTCAAGACTATATTGAGGACGCAATCACTGACTACTACCTTGAAAATCCAAGCGAAAAAGACCTCAAGGCAGTTATGACCAGCAAGGGTAAGATTCAAATTAAGTCTGCCAAAAAAGCTGAAGTTAAAACTTCTGAAAAAGAAGTATAA
- a CDS encoding NUDIX hydrolase, whose amino-acid sequence MANPTFGEKKANTDYVSRYGVYAVIPDAEQKQIVLVQAPNGAWFLPGGEIEAGENHQEALKRELIEELGFTAEIGTYYGQADEYFYSRHRDTYYYNPAYLYEATSFKEVQKPLEDFNHIAWFPIDEAIENLKRGSHKWAIQSWKKQHKID is encoded by the coding sequence ATGGCAAACCCAACTTTCGGAGAAAAAAAAGCGAATACAGACTATGTTTCACGTTACGGTGTATATGCAGTTATTCCTGACGCTGAACAAAAACAAATAGTTTTAGTTCAAGCTCCTAATGGTGCTTGGTTCTTACCAGGTGGCGAAATTGAAGCAGGGGAAAATCATCAGGAAGCCCTAAAACGTGAATTGATTGAAGAACTTGGATTCACTGCTGAAATTGGTACCTATTATGGACAAGCTGACGAATATTTCTACTCTCGTCACCGTGATACCTACTACTACAATCCTGCCTACCTCTATGAAGCGACTTCTTTCAAGGAAGTTCAAAAGCCACTAGAAGACTTTAATCATATTGCCTGGTTCCCTATTGACGAGGCTATTGAGAACCTCAAACGTGGTAGCCATAAATGGGCCATCCAATCTTGGAAAAAACAGCATAAGATTGACTAA
- a CDS encoding DUF1827 family protein, with protein MKLINTTNSHSQLVKSQLESTDATLVEVYSAGNTDVIFTQAPLHYEILISNKHRAIREPEIETIQEFFLKRKIDKDSIDEANIKTLYSEKLIGISIPIK; from the coding sequence ATGAAGCTTATCAATACAACAAACTCACACTCGCAACTTGTAAAAAGCCAGCTAGAAAGTACCGATGCAACCCTTGTTGAGGTTTACTCAGCAGGGAATACAGATGTTATTTTTACCCAAGCTCCGCTTCACTATGAAATCCTCATCTCAAACAAACACCGTGCTATTCGTGAGCCTGAAATCGAAACCATTCAAGAATTTTTCTTGAAACGTAAAATTGATAAGGACTCTATTGATGAAGCCAATATCAAGACACTCTACTCAGAAAAATTAATTGGAATTTCAATCCCAATCAAGTAA
- the ezrA gene encoding septation ring formation regulator EzrA has translation MSNGQLIYLMVAIAVILVLAYVVAIFLRKRNEGRLEALEERKEELYNLPVNDEVEAVKNMHLIGQSQVAFREWNQKWVDLSLNSFADIENNLFEAEGYNHSFRFLKASHQIDQIESQITLIEEDIAEIRNALADLEKQESKNSGRVLHALDLFEELQHRVAENSEQYGQALDEIEKQLENIQSEFSQFVTLNSSGDPVEAAVILDNAENHILALTHIVDRIPAIVTTLSKELPDQLEDLEDGYRKLLDTNYHFVETDIEARFHLLYEAFKKNQENIRQLELDNAEYENGQAQEEINALYDIFTREIAAQKVVENLLATLPTYLQHMKENNTLLGEDIARLSKTYLLPETAASHVRRIQTELESFEAAIVEVTSNQEEPTQAYSILEENLESLQENLKDIEDEQISVSERLTQIEKDDINARQKANVYVNRLHTIKRYMEKRNLPGIPQTFLKLFFTASNNTEDLMVELEQKMINIESVTRVLEIATNDMEALETETYNIVQYATLTEQLLQYSNRYRSFDERIQEAFNEALDIFEKEFDYHASFDKISQALEVAEPGVTNRFVTSYEKTRETIRF, from the coding sequence ATGTCTAATGGACAACTAATTTATTTAATGGTTGCAATTGCAGTCATTTTAGTTCTGGCTTATGTAGTGGCAATCTTTCTACGTAAGCGAAACGAGGGAAGATTAGAAGCGCTAGAAGAAAGAAAAGAAGAACTATACAATCTTCCAGTAAATGATGAAGTAGAAGCTGTAAAAAATATGCACTTGATTGGACAAAGTCAAGTGGCTTTCCGTGAATGGAATCAAAAATGGGTCGATTTATCTCTCAACTCTTTTGCCGATATTGAAAATAATCTCTTTGAAGCAGAAGGCTATAACCATTCATTTCGTTTTCTCAAGGCCAGTCATCAAATTGACCAAATTGAGAGTCAAATTACTTTGATTGAAGAAGATATTGCTGAAATTCGCAATGCTTTGGCAGACTTAGAGAAGCAAGAATCTAAAAATAGTGGTCGTGTTCTTCATGCTTTGGATTTATTTGAGGAACTTCAGCATAGAGTTGCTGAAAATTCAGAACAGTATGGTCAAGCCTTGGATGAAATTGAAAAACAATTAGAAAATATCCAATCTGAATTTTCACAATTTGTAACCTTGAATTCATCGGGTGACCCTGTGGAAGCCGCAGTGATTTTGGATAATGCTGAAAATCATATCTTGGCTTTGACACATATTGTTGATCGTATACCAGCAATTGTAACAACATTATCTAAAGAGCTACCAGATCAACTAGAAGATTTAGAAGATGGTTATCGTAAGCTATTAGATACTAATTATCATTTTGTTGAAACGGATATTGAAGCGCGTTTCCACTTGCTTTATGAAGCATTCAAGAAAAACCAAGAGAATATTCGTCAGTTGGAATTAGATAATGCCGAATATGAGAATGGACAGGCACAAGAGGAAATCAATGCCTTGTATGATATTTTTACTCGAGAAATTGCTGCTCAGAAAGTAGTGGAAAATCTACTTGCAACTCTTCCAACTTACCTTCAACATATGAAAGAGAATAATACTTTATTGGGAGAAGATATTGCACGTTTGAGCAAGACCTATTTACTTCCTGAGACAGCTGCAAGCCATGTTCGTCGTATTCAGACAGAATTAGAGAGTTTTGAGGCAGCTATTGTTGAGGTAACTTCAAATCAAGAAGAACCAACCCAAGCTTATTCAATTCTTGAAGAAAATCTTGAATCTTTACAGGAAAATCTTAAAGATATTGAAGATGAGCAAATTTCAGTTAGTGAGCGCCTGACACAAATTGAGAAAGATGATATCAATGCACGTCAAAAGGCCAATGTTTATGTCAATCGTCTCCATACTATCAAGCGATACATGGAAAAACGCAATCTGCCAGGTATTCCACAAACTTTCTTGAAGTTATTCTTTACGGCAAGCAATAATACCGAGGATTTAATGGTTGAGTTAGAACAGAAAATGATTAACATTGAATCTGTTACCCGAGTTCTTGAAATTGCAACGAATGATATGGAAGCTTTAGAAACGGAAACTTATAATATTGTACAATATGCAACCTTAACAGAGCAACTCTTGCAATATTCTAACCGCTATCGCTCATTTGATGAACGCATTCAAGAAGCATTTAACGAAGCTTTAGATATTTTTGAAAAAGAATTTGATTATCACGCTTCATTTGACAAGATTTCTCAAGCATTGGAAGTGGCAGAGCCTGGTGTAACCAATCGCTTTGTTACCTCATATGAGAAAACACGTGAAACGATTCGTTTTTAA
- the gyrB gene encoding DNA topoisomerase (ATP-hydrolyzing) subunit B, with translation MTEEIKNLQAQDYDASQIQVLEGLEAVRMRPGMYIGSTSKEGLHHLVWEIVDNSIDEALAGFASHIQVFIEPDNSITVVDDGRGIPVDIQEKTGRPAVETVFTVLHAGGKFGGGGYKVSGGLHGVGSSVVNALSTQLDVHVHKNGKIHYQEYRRGHVVADLEVVGDTDKTGTTVHFTPDPEIFTETTTFDFDKLNKRIQELAFLNRGLQISITDKRQGLEQTKHYHYEGGIASYVEYINENKDVIFDTPIYTDGEMDDITVEVAMQYTTGYHENVMSFANNIHTHEGGTHEQGFRTALTRVINDYARKNKLLKDNEDNLTGEDVREGLTAVISVKHPNPQFEGQTKTKLGNSEVVKITNRLFSDAFSDFLMENPQIAKRIVEKGILAAKARVAAKRAREVTRKKSGLEISNLPGKLADCSSNNPAETELFIVEGDSAGGSAKSGRNREFQAILPIRGKILNVEKASMDKILANEEIRSLFTAMGTGFGAEFDVSKARYQKLVLMTDADVDGAHIRTLLLTLIYRYMKPILEAGYVYIAQPPIYGVKVGSEIKEYIQPGADQEIKLQEALAHHSEGRAKPTIQRYKGLGEMDDHQLWETTMDPEHRLMARVSVDDAAEADKIFDMLMGDRVEPRREFIEENAVYSTLDV, from the coding sequence ATGACAGAAGAAATCAAAAATCTGCAGGCACAGGATTATGATGCCAGTCAAATTCAAGTTTTAGAGGGCTTAGAGGCTGTTCGTATGCGTCCAGGGATGTACATTGGATCAACCTCAAAAGAAGGTCTTCACCATCTAGTCTGGGAAATTGTTGATAACTCAATTGACGAGGCCTTGGCAGGATTTGCCAGCCATATTCAAGTCTTTATTGAGCCAGATAATTCGATCACTGTTGTCGATGATGGACGTGGGATCCCAGTCGATATTCAGGAAAAAACAGGTCGACCTGCCGTTGAGACTGTCTTTACTGTCCTTCACGCTGGAGGAAAGTTCGGCGGTGGCGGATACAAGGTTTCAGGTGGTCTTCACGGTGTGGGGTCCTCAGTAGTTAATGCTCTTTCTACTCAATTAGACGTTCATGTCCACAAAAACGGAAAAATTCATTACCAAGAATACCGTCGTGGTCATGTTGTCGCAGACCTTGAGGTGGTTGGAGATACGGATAAAACAGGAACAACGGTTCATTTTACTCCGGATCCAGAAATCTTCACGGAAACAACAACCTTTGATTTTGATAAATTAAATAAACGGATTCAAGAGTTGGCCTTTCTAAATCGCGGTCTTCAAATCTCCATCACAGATAAGCGCCAAGGTTTGGAACAAACTAAGCATTACCACTATGAAGGTGGGATTGCTAGTTATGTTGAATATATCAATGAGAATAAGGATGTAATCTTTGATACACCAATCTATACAGACGGTGAGATGGATGATATCACAGTTGAAGTAGCCATGCAGTACACAACGGGTTATCATGAAAATGTTATGAGTTTCGCCAATAATATTCATACCCATGAAGGTGGAACGCATGAACAAGGTTTCCGTACAGCCTTGACACGTGTCATCAACGATTATGCACGTAAGAATAAGTTACTAAAAGACAATGAAGACAACCTGACAGGGGAAGATGTTCGCGAAGGATTAACTGCAGTTATCTCAGTTAAACACCCAAATCCACAGTTTGAAGGACAAACTAAGACCAAACTGGGGAATAGCGAAGTGGTCAAGATTACCAATCGCCTCTTCAGTGATGCTTTCTCTGATTTCCTCATGGAAAATCCACAGATTGCCAAACGTATCGTGGAAAAAGGGATTTTAGCTGCTAAGGCTCGTGTGGCTGCCAAGCGTGCGCGTGAAGTCACTCGTAAAAAATCTGGTTTGGAAATTTCCAACCTTCCAGGAAAACTAGCAGACTGTTCTTCTAACAATCCTGCTGAAACAGAACTCTTCATCGTCGAAGGAGATTCAGCTGGTGGATCAGCAAAATCTGGTCGTAACCGTGAATTTCAGGCAATTCTTCCAATCCGCGGTAAGATTTTGAACGTTGAAAAGGCAAGTATGGATAAGATTCTAGCTAACGAAGAAATTCGTAGTCTTTTCACAGCAATGGGGACAGGATTTGGCGCAGAATTTGATGTTTCGAAAGCCCGTTACCAAAAACTCGTTTTGATGACCGATGCCGATGTCGATGGAGCCCACATTCGTACCCTTCTTTTGACCTTGATTTATCGTTATATGAAACCAATCCTAGAAGCTGGTTATGTTTATATCGCCCAACCACCAATCTATGGTGTCAAGGTTGGAAGCGAGATTAAAGAATACATCCAGCCAGGTGCAGATCAAGAAATCAAACTCCAAGAAGCCTTGGCTCACCATAGTGAAGGACGTGCCAAACCAACTATTCAGCGTTATAAGGGGCTAGGTGAAATGGACGATCATCAGTTGTGGGAAACAACCATGGATCCCGAACATCGCTTGATGGCTAGAGTTTCTGTGGATGATGCTGCAGAAGCAGATAAAATCTTTGATATGTTGATGGGGGATCGAGTAGAACCTCGTCGTGAGTTTATCGAGGAAAATGCCGTTTATAGTACACTTGATGTCTAA
- a CDS encoding HAD-IA family hydrolase, whose product MKYHDYIWDLGGTLLDNYETSTAAFVETLALYGVTQDHDSVYQALKVSTPFAIETFAPNLENFLEKYKENEARELEHPILFEGVSDLLEDISKQGGRHFLVSHRNNQVLEILEKTSIATYFTEVVTSSSGFKRKPNPESMLYLREKYQISSGLVIGDRPIDIEAGQAAGLDTHLFTSIVNLRQVLDI is encoded by the coding sequence ATGAAATATCACGATTATATCTGGGATTTAGGTGGAACTTTACTGGATAATTATGAAACTTCAACAGCCGCATTTGTTGAAACATTGGCACTGTATGGCGTCACACAAGACCATGACAGTGTCTATCAAGCTTTAAAGGTTTCTACTCCTTTTGCGATTGAGACATTCGCTCCCAATTTAGAGAATTTTTTAGAAAAATACAAGGAAAATGAAGCCAGAGAGCTTGAACACCCGATTTTGTTTGAAGGAGTTTCTGACCTATTGGAAGACATTTCAAAACAAGGTGGACGTCATTTTTTGGTCTCTCATCGAAATAATCAGGTCTTAGAAATTTTAGAAAAAACTTCTATAGCAACCTATTTTACGGAAGTAGTGACTTCTAGCTCAGGCTTTAAGAGAAAGCCAAATCCTGAGTCCATGCTTTATTTAAGAGAAAAGTATCAGATTAGCTCTGGTCTTGTCATTGGTGATCGACCGATTGATATCGAAGCAGGGCAAGCTGCTGGACTCGATACCCACTTATTTACCAGTATCGTGAATTTAAGACAAGTATTAGACATATAA
- a CDS encoding DJ-1 family glyoxalase III has product MVKVAVMLAQGFEEIEALTVVDVLRRANITCDMVGFEEQVTGSHAIQVSADRVFDGDLSDYNMIVLPGGMPGSAHLRDNQALMQELQNFEQEGKKLAAICAAPIALNQAGVLKNKKFTCYDGVQEQILDGQYVKETVVVDGQLTTSRGPSTALAFAYELVEQLGGDEESLRTGMLYRDVFGKNQ; this is encoded by the coding sequence ATGGTAAAAGTAGCAGTTATGTTAGCTCAGGGCTTTGAAGAAATTGAAGCCTTGACAGTTGTAGATGTCTTGCGTCGTGCAAATATCACTTGTGATATGGTTGGGTTTGAAGAGCAAGTGACGGGTTCGCATGCAATCCAAGTAAGTGCAGATCGTGTCTTTGATGGTGATTTATCAGACTATAACATGATTGTTCTTCCTGGAGGGATGCCTGGCTCTGCACATTTACGTGATAATCAGGCCTTGATGCAAGAGTTGCAAAATTTCGAACAAGAAGGGAAGAAACTGGCGGCCATTTGTGCGGCACCAATTGCCCTCAATCAAGCAGGAGTGTTGAAAAACAAGAAGTTTACTTGTTATGACGGCGTTCAAGAGCAAATCCTTGATGGTCAATATGTCAAGGAAACAGTAGTGGTAGATGGTCAGTTGACAACCAGTCGAGGCCCTTCGACAGCTCTTGCCTTTGCCTACGAGTTGGTGGAGCAACTAGGAGGGGACGAAGAGAGTTTACGAACAGGAATGCTCTATCGAGATGTCTTTGGTAAAAATCAGTAA